The genomic stretch GACAGTTCCTCCTCCTCTACCAGGTATTGGCACTGTCCGCAGTGCTCTTGCTGGAGCAGTGCTTTCTGTAGCTGGCCTAGGCTCAGTGTCTGATTTTGAGGGGGACATGGACTGTGTGTGCCATGGGTTTGCCTTAAATCTGGTTGCtgaggtgcagcaggagctgcctgcagtgcaTGGAGCGATGTGGCTGCTCACTGCCCAGTGCAGAGGGCTGTGCTAATGCCCCATTGCTGTGCTCCTGGCCagtctgtgtgtgtccctcacCACTGCTGCActcccctggctgccaggagcccAGCATGTGGCCCACTGCTAGCATTAAAGTGGTGCTGGCCATTGGAAATGggctcctgcactgcccaccTGAGCCCAGGTGTGGCCTCAAGGCCCTGCAGATAGCTGGCAGAttgaggcagctgctggcactggttCTGCTGGTGACAAGGGGATCATTCCTGCCAAATTGAGCCAGGGGATTCTGTAAATTTATCTGAATAAGTAGACGTATCTGGGTTGCATAACATCCCCTGTCTGTACGTGCAGGGAGGAAGGTGCCCTTGGGCCAAAGTAGGCGAATAATCTCTGAGAGCATTCGTGCCTTATCTGGCCTCCTGAGGCAGggctgtttgctgtgctggtgctcctgggctgtggaCAGACAGACCAGggcaggagagctcagctggctgtgcaggaagcGTCGTGCCCCCgacagcacagagagctgagcaCCTCACTTGGGGATCCACAGGGGAGGACTGTCCCAAAGCAAAGCTGTCACATGTGCTGTTGGCATCTTTCAGGCTCTGCATagcacaggggaagggaaagcaaacactgaggattttcttttcaatgtcACAGAACACCAGAAAATGCCTCAggcatttctgtgctgagctggcacGCAGGGGAGCCACGGGGCCACTGtggggcacctggggaggggatggggtggtggcagcaggtcctgctgcatTGCTGGGCTGTCTGAGCTCCTGGGAGCCACACTCTGGGGCTTGCTCCTCTTTGCTTTACATCAACGCTGCTCTGAAATGTTAGCACCAAAGATAGCAATGGGGTTTTCTCTTTGTTGTCAGTGTTTAGAAGGCAGGATGCTTTGAAGCTGTAGCTCTGCTGTAACTGTGCATTAATGCCTTGGCGCAGGGTTCCCACTTCAAAGGGTTCAAGCTGACAGGTCTGACtttgaggagcagcactgaggacTATTATCTTCCAGCCAATTTTCAAGCCCTTTGGCAGGAATTTACATAGATAAAAGTTTCAGAAGGCAGGACTAATGATGTAATACCACTAGCATGAATTAAAAGAGGGGACTGGTTTTGAAATGTGTTGGGTGTGGTTTGGGCCAAAGGATTTAAAAGGTTCTGCATGGGCTTTGCAGGTATCACAGGAGCTTGATATTGAAGATTATACACAAATGAGCTTGGGGTCGTTGTTGTTCTTGGCCAGGTGTGTGATGATGTGTTTGGGGAATGAATTCTTTGACTTGCCTTTCTTGGGTGTCCATTATTACTGGTCAGTAGTGCCCTGGACAcctttgggatgtgctgggagggaATTGACCCTCAGTGGTCACATTGCAAGAGCCCAGCATGGCCCATTGCAGGTCCTTCAGTGCAGAGTGTTTGGTGTGGTTCCCAGCACTTTGCTCACTCAGCCTCCCTCTCACCTGCCCCTCTCCTAGGTCCAGCCAGAGGAAGTGCAGCTTGGGGAAGCCAGACCAGAGGGAGCTGAACGAGAACCTGGCAGCAACGCAGGGCTTGGCCCACATGATAATGGAGTGCAACAGGCTCTTCCAGGTACGTCCCTCACTGTCACCCAGCTAAAGCTCTGGGCATCCTGGGGGGAAGGCTGtcttggagcaggagctgggcaatgtccctgccagagctgctgctgctctgtctgtgACAGATGggcatcctgctgctgccaccagagaCAATGAGTGTCATTGTTGCACTCTTCCATCCCCAACGTGATGGGGCTTCCCTCCATGGGCTTGGGGGCAGCTTAGAGAGCTCCTGTGGGGCAGTGGCTGCcgtgtgccctggcagggaggcCCTGGCCATCCCTGCTGGAGAGTGGGTGGAAgttctgctgctgggggctggccAGGGCAACAGCCATGCCTGTGCCTGGCCATTGACCCCAGTGATCTGACCCTGGACCTTGGCCCACAGACTGACTTCCCAGCCTGACCGTCATTATGGACTTATCTGGTGATCCTTAGACTGTGGCTGACCCTGGTTGCTGTCCCTGGACCTGATCCTGACCTCCCTTCCTGGCTGGCTCACCTTCCTGGCTCCACCTCGGACCTCATCGCCGTGGATGTGTCTGATGGATGTGTCTGATGCTCTTTACTCTCGGCTGACCCTGGCTGCCACCTCTGGCTCAGTCCTGGCAGtgtgggacagggcagctgccctgccagccctgttgTCCCACCTGGTCCTGGCCCCTTTCCCTCAGGGGTGCTGTCCAAACTCCAACAGCCAGCTCAGACCTTCTaatcctctgctccagctgcttgtCTGGGCAGGGGACACTGCCCCATGGCCGCCTGCACTGACACAcggccctgccccagggctcccccagcACTGATTCCACAGCCAGTGCCTGGCCTCTgagtgccaccccagcccaggaCAGCTGAGGGTCCCAGGGGTCTGATCCCTGCATGGCATCAGTCTCCAGCCCAGACAGGGCTCCTAAGTGCCCCCTCCACCCCCAGCCCAACCATGGGCCCCTGTTTCCCCAGCCTGaacccctgtgcccagctctgaggcCCCGTGGGGTGCCCTGacacccctgcctgccctgcacctctggtcagccctggcagcacagccctggtccTGGCTGCATGGCCCCACGGAATAGCCCATCGGGGCTCTGGGCTACCCCTGCACACATGGAcaccacacagccctgctgtgaccaTTGCtgaccccagccctgagctggggggCTGCCCCTCGCCCTGGGGTGCTGAGACTCAGGGATTGCCTGCAGAGGGCTGTCCCCCTCCTGCTGGAGGCCACAGCTCAGCGTGGCAGCCTCTGCCGTGCCCGTGCCTGGAGGAACACCCGGGTCTGCTGCtctggccccagagctggactgGTCACTGTGGCCACCGCTGGACTTCTGCCACTGAGGTGGCCCCACGAGCAGGAGCCAGCTGTCACCGCTGCCACCCAGCCTGCCAGCTGGCACAGGTAGGGCAGGAGGGGCCTGGCTCtgagcccccagagcagggacagctccatgGCACGGGTGTGGGtgcagctggggcacagggagcacagcatACGGCTGGGCAGCTGGTGACATGCATGGCTGtcaccctgctggccccagtgccaggcCTGGTGGTTTGTGGGCAGCgctcaggcacagggacagtgttTGCACAGGTCTGCACCTGGTGAAGTGCCAGCTGGTGCCCACCCCATGAGGTGCTAGACACTGAGCAGCTGTGAGAGCTGAGCCCTCCCCAGCGCTCTGCACATGGAAGAACCTGATACAGATCtctatatatacaaatatatatgtacacatgcAGATGTCAGTGAGCACCTGCATCAATCCAACACCTCTCCAGTGGTAgcacagctgcatttttgtgctgctttaggACTCTGGACGTTCTTTTAGGAGGCTCAAGCAGAGCCTCCAACAAGCCCCAAGGCAAAGGCAAGAGCTGTGGCTCCTTGTGGCTGCCCACGATTGATATGCACTGCACAAAGAGGTTTGCAACTCTGTAGGGATTcacagagcactgctgctgaggggaAAGGCATTTCCCTTGTGTTTTCCTCAGAGGGAATGTAGTTTAACTGATCTGTTCCTCCCCTGggcttcctgctcctccaggtaAAACTGCTGCCTGACTCCCTGCACCATCACAGATGAGATCAAAGGCTGGGTGACCTGCTCAAACCTGGCACCTAAGGTAAAGTGGATGGAGGGAGTATGGATCAGAGTATTGTTGGCTCTGGGAGTGTGGGTGGGTGGAGGGTTTCCTGGAGGTACCTTTGGGTGTTCTGAGTTCATGGGCTTTGGCTCCAGCACTGGGAattgctctgggctgtgctcacagccaCTTGTCTGCCTCTGTATCTGCAGCTACTGAAGCTATTGAAGCCACactcattttctctccttttccctcccccctctgcttttttctcccttacCACAACCCCACTCCAACAGACAGAGAGAACTGCAGTTGTTTACTCCCTTTATTGTCATTCCACAGGGACCTGCTACATCCTCTGCACAGGCTTAATGCCCAGGATGTCGAATCCCTTGGCCATGACGGTGGCAGTGGCTTcgcacagcagcagcctccacaTGTTCACCTTCACAATCTGgcctggaaaacacagacaGAGGAGCTGGAGTAGCTGCTCAGAACAACAGTACCTTCCCCAGGGGAAGCCCCTCCACCCAAAACCAGGCCCTGGACTGGCACATGGAacccttcctgctctccctaAGCCAGGCAGATTGACCACCCCTCCTGTTCCCAggtgcctggctgctcccagctctaCTCAGCCTTCCTGCTCAGTCATAACATGGCTCTGCCAGTCTCTGTCAATCCTCCCACATGGACACAGCAGTGTGACAACAGCCTTTCCAACACAGGGTAACACCCTGGAGCTGGATGTGACCACAGGATgtgacacaggcacacacagcagcccagggccaaCACTCACCAGTCTGCCTGTCCTTCTCCACGCAGTAGCAGCTGTCGTAGAACTCGGTGAAGGTGGTGGCCAGCTCATACAGGTAGTCACAGAGTGTGTGCAATAACAAGTCCTCCAGGATCTTCTGCAGGATCTCAGGAAACCTCAGGATGCACTTGCCCAGTTTCCACTCCTTCTCATGGTCAAGGACAAgcacctcctccctggctgccttCCGCAGCATCTGCTCATCGATGTTGGCCAGGCGAGCAATGGCCCTGGAATGGTCCAGAACAGAGGCTGCTTGTGAGGctcccactgcccagcctgcccagggccagcctgACAGCCTGTCTGGCCTGCCTCAGGGCTGATGGCCTCCCCTGCCCAGTCCTGGGTGACTAGGCCAAAGAGGACAGTCAGCCCTCCATCCAGGACACTGCAGAGGAACAGGGAGGGATGGGCTCTAGGCACCTACATCAGCAAGGACAGCTGATACTGCCAAGCAAAGCAGGGCTCAGGGTGCCAGAAAAACTGGGGCGTGGCAATAcctgagctgagcagctgctggaacacAGATGCATCCTTTTCCAACCACCTAAatcctctgcttcccaggaacTCCCACAGttccctccctgggcagtgtgtCACACAGAGGAGCCATTTCGGGTGGCACTGGACACATCGTGTGCAATGACAAATAAAACCTTGTCCATGGTGCATAGCAGTGTAGCTGGCTTCTCTTACCCAACACCCCCAAGGGCACTGATGTGACTGTCACCCCTTTGCCCACGTGTCCCTTtgtggcacagctgcagagagcaccagcaccagctcctgcagcaccctgcaccCCACTCACCTGATGCGTGTGAAGGCATAGAGCAGATAGGCAGCTGTGTTCCCTCGGTCATCCAGCATCTTGTCAAAGGAGAACACGTAATCATTGAGCCTGTTGTGGGACAGATCTGCATATTTAATGCATCCAAAAGCCACGGATGTCTGGGCAGCTTTCAGCTCTTCTGGCGTCAGGACCTGGTGCAATTTGCAAAAGGCAAGAGTCAAGAGGAAGAATGAAGCACAGTGCACAGCCCTGGCCTGtcagcagggctcaggaggagagcccaggctgctgagggCATTTACCCATGTGGTGCTCAGTTCACACACATCTCTCTGCCTCAGGGTACCAGAAAACCCCACATACATCCCTCGCTTCTCCTGCAATCCACaggcaccacagccctgcccaggttAGGGCTGACTCATTCTTCTGACAGCCCACAGACCTCTGTGCCCCACAACCTGCCAGGTGTGatgtgctctgctcctgcttcttACATGTACATTGAACAAATATTGGTCCTCCTACCCTTATGGAGCATTTTGGTCAATCCAAACACTTACAGACCCCTCTCTGCTGGAACAGTGCCAGCAGGGCAAAGCACTTTGTGTCTGACTCCTATGAGCCCTTTGGAGATTTTCAAGGTTACCTGCTTACTTGTGTTCCTGTTTGAAAAGGgacttttcccttccccctaCACTACTCTTCCCAATTCCACTGCCTCACCCTGTGCTTGGACAGAGTTTGGTCTTTCTGTTACATTCCACGTCCCACACTATCCAGttctctgcaggcagcaagACAGAAATCTCATGAAGCAATGCAGAGAGCATAAGTCTGTGAACACATCTGGGAAGTTCTCAGGACAGAAGCAATCTGTCACAACTACCTTGTCCCGTTCCTTGTCTTTCAGCTTGTCCATGGCTCGTTTCAGTCCTTCCTCCAGCAGGTCTATAAGACGCACCGTGTCCCCTGAACGAGTCTTGAACTTCTTCCTGAAAACACACAGCCAAAATGACCACCTGCAAAGAGGCAAAACACTTCCACCCTCTCCCTTAGTGCCCAGCAAGGTTAGGAAAAAAGCACGTGGCAAATCATTTTGTATTGAAGGAATTGCCATCACATGGACAGCTCCAAAACTGAGAGCACCCCCAGTGTGGTCAGCAGGAATGGCCAGGAAGGACTCAACAGTGAGAACTGTCCAGTTCCAGGCATTAAGCAGCACACAATTACCAGCACCAGACTTTTCCCAACTTTTGTTTCATCTACTATGGAGGTAGAAAGTAATGAAAATCATGGCCTTGACCACTGCCATCTCCCAGTACCACATGAGCTTCCACCAGCCAATCCAagtgccaggcagcaggagccaggctcgAGAGGGAATGTgaccacagcagcagtgactgaGGATCAAGGACAATGACACACCACATCATGACACAGTTACAAGTAACAGCACAGGAACCAGTgctttcttttgggttttttttggtgtgccACATACATACTTGTCAATGAATGAGAGCAAATCTCCTGCATTCACTCAAGCTTTCTCTCCAAGGTAAAGATAGAGGAGAAAGTACACCCAGACACTTACTTGTCTTCTCCCAGCACCACTCCAAAGGCAGCATGGGTCACTCTGGTGACTTTGGGATCATACCAGCCAATCATCTGTCCAGCTGCAAACACTGTTTGGAGATGCACAGactgcaagaaaataaaacaccaacAACTGGTTCTCAATCCACTCCTCCAGGTGCAGTTTCTTCATAGCTTTATCCTATTCACAACAATGCTCTCACAATAAGACTTAAAAGTGTTTCCAGTTCCACAGAcaaattctgctttgaaaagttCGACCTTTTCAAGAGTTTTCCAGCTCTACAGAAGTAGCAACTGGCAAATTCTCATCACTGCTCAGATAAGGAGTAAATATACCAATCACACAGAAGACCCTGTGGTGTTCTACCTGTGTTACTGCTGCATCCATCACTTCACACACTTTGTGCTGACCAGCACAACCAGATACAGCAGAGGGTGCTGAACTCACCTGGCCACTATCAACAACGTAGATGAGGATGTCACCCTTCTCTTCACACAGCCTGTGCTTCAGAGCAGCCAGGTCTGATGTGTCATAGGTGTAACCTCCGTCTGATTTCATGATTGTCAGCGGCACTGGGAAACCCGGCACGAACACGACCTTCCTGCCATCATCAACCTGGACAAACCCTGCCAAAGCATGAAAAACATTCTGTGCTGAGCCACACCAGGGAGCCTCTGGGCCAGCAGCAacacctcccctccctgctgctcccaggaagAAAAGGCCACACACTCCTCACATAatcaaaaatatgaaaataccTACAGGAGAACTCCCTTGTCAACACAAGTCCCATTCTGTACAGCTCTTCCAGAACTATGCAGAAGGAAGCAGATCTGCACAAATGTGGCCTTACCAGGAAAGACCTAATTAAAAAACTAACATCATTTGCATCCAGATCTGCCTGTACAGCCACAAAGCCATCACAAAATATGGCATTAAAGGCAACAGAAACTCTACAGAGGTATGATGAGGACTCTGCACAGAGTCTTTCTGAGGTGAGACAGTCAGAACACTTCAGATGGTGAGACTCAAAAACTGCAAAATCCAGACAGGAACACATAAAACCAGAGACTTTTTATGCTGCATTTGGCTTCTTGCCTGTTTCAAAGTCAAcatgatcccaaaatcccactgtCTTCACAGAGATTTCTCAGACAAAGTTCCCACAGTCACAACACTAAGACTGGGAAGTCTGTCATATATTCCTCCTTGACTATTTACTCAGAATACAATAAATTCCAGTAGTACCCTGTGCTACTGCCTACAAATATCACAGACCAACTGCTTTTGATATCAGCAAGACAGATTCAGGCCTTCTGGAATGAGGAAAAGCCACAAAATGTCCTTTTAGGAAACGTGgctgaggaaaaaagcaaacgTGGGGAAGATGCAAATTGAAAAGCATCAGCCCTAAACCCTGCTGAATAGGACTGAGGTCACCATGCTCATCCTCACAGCTGCAGAGTTTCTGACCTGACACCAAAAGCCTTACCTTTATCTTCAAATTCTTTCACAATGTCTTTCATCATCTCATGGTAGAAGGATTCCCCTCTCTCTATGATTGTGATGTCCAAACAGTTGTAGATTTTCTGGAATTCTTGAGGGAAAAAGAACATAATACTTACATTAAAGGCACATAGTGGGAATCGGTGGCATGTTTTGCAGTGGGTACAGCAAGACCCAAAAAGTATTATCCACCTCTTGGTCAAGGCATCAGACTAGGACTCAGGAGACAAAAGATTTAGCTGCAAGTCTCCACTTAAGACAGCCCAGTACTTTGGTTGTACTGGCtttttgctttcagctgctctcagcagtgtGGCAGTGATTTTCAAGGGAAAACAGAAGGGTGTGCTCAGCCATAAAGTGAGGAAAGCCACACTGTTGTACATGTGAGACATGATTCCAGATGTGTGAAGTCACCTCTGCGTGACACGTCGCAGATGAGATTCCAGGCTTTAATGAAGTCGGGGtttttgctctgcagcagcaccacacaTTGGTAAGCTCGCTTCTTAAACTCCTCCTCTGTGTCAAACCTCTGCTtggattcctgcagggaaacacATGGAAAAGCACTGCTTTCTCCCCTGAAACAAACCACCACACAGAACAGGCTCTCCAATATGCTCATCTCAGACAGAAAGGCAGTGTGTGTGCTTACAAAGGCCTTTGATCATGCCCCACACAGACAGTTCAATACCAGATACCACAATTCATCACCCCATGGCTGGTTATCACAATAATCTCCTAACAGTGACttaattctttcatttctccaAAACTATGCTTCAATTTGTAAAGCTTCGCAATCTGCTTTGCTACACATACCTTGTAAAATGCTTGG from Camarhynchus parvulus chromosome 13, STF_HiC, whole genome shotgun sequence encodes the following:
- the RARS1 gene encoding arginine--tRNA ligase, cytoplasmic isoform X2, which gives rise to MININSCLQEIFGAAIQAAYPDLENPPLVVTPSQQPKFGDYQCNSAMGISQILLKTREQKVSPREIAERIVKNIPANECIEKVEIAGPGFINVHLRKDFVSKHLSSLLINGVQPPAIGKRKKVVVDFSSPNIAKEMHVGHLRSTIIGESMCRLFEFVGYDVLRLNHLGDWGTQFGMLIAHLQDKFPDYLSVSPPIGDLQAFYKESKQRFDTEEEFKKRAYQCVVLLQSKNPDFIKAWNLICDVSRREFQKIYNCLDITIIERGESFYHEMMKDIVKEFEDKGFVQVDDGRKVVFVPGFPVPLTIMKSDGGYTYDTSDLAALKHRLCEEKGDILIYVVDSGQSVHLQTVFAAGQMIGWYDPKVTRVTHAAFGVVLGEDKKKFKTRSGDTVRLIDLLEEGLKRAMDKLKDKERDKVLTPEELKAAQTSVAFGCIKYADLSHNRLNDYVFSFDKMLDDRGNTAAYLLYAFTRIRAIARLANIDEQMLRKAAREEVLVLDHEKEWKLGKCILRFPEILQKILEDLLLHTLCDYLYELATTFTEFYDSCYCVEKDRQTGQIVKVNMWRLLLCEATATVMAKGFDILGIKPVQRM
- the RARS1 gene encoding arginine--tRNA ligase, cytoplasmic isoform X1: MEARVAQSAARLARQENEIKLLSAEIERLKNFGCLGVSPSLEGLRDENAKLKYRLNFLKKSLQEERSKSTKSMININSCLQEIFGAAIQAAYPDLENPPLVVTPSQQPKFGDYQCNSAMGISQILLKTREQKVSPREIAERIVKNIPANECIEKVEIAGPGFINVHLRKDFVSKHLSSLLINGVQPPAIGKRKKVVVDFSSPNIAKEMHVGHLRSTIIGESMCRLFEFVGYDVLRLNHLGDWGTQFGMLIAHLQDKFPDYLSVSPPIGDLQAFYKESKQRFDTEEEFKKRAYQCVVLLQSKNPDFIKAWNLICDVSRREFQKIYNCLDITIIERGESFYHEMMKDIVKEFEDKGFVQVDDGRKVVFVPGFPVPLTIMKSDGGYTYDTSDLAALKHRLCEEKGDILIYVVDSGQSVHLQTVFAAGQMIGWYDPKVTRVTHAAFGVVLGEDKKKFKTRSGDTVRLIDLLEEGLKRAMDKLKDKERDKVLTPEELKAAQTSVAFGCIKYADLSHNRLNDYVFSFDKMLDDRGNTAAYLLYAFTRIRAIARLANIDEQMLRKAAREEVLVLDHEKEWKLGKCILRFPEILQKILEDLLLHTLCDYLYELATTFTEFYDSCYCVEKDRQTGQIVKVNMWRLLLCEATATVMAKGFDILGIKPVQRM